In Strix uralensis isolate ZFMK-TIS-50842 chromosome 10, bStrUra1, whole genome shotgun sequence, a single window of DNA contains:
- the OGG1 gene encoding N-glycosylase/DNA lyase yields the protein MALRDAPSARPALWRSLPCPAAELRLDLVLSAGQTFRWWESSPGAWTGVLGGRVWTLRQDRDRLWYTVYGEEEEEDGHAAEATKLDGAETDRILRDYFQLDVGLAALYRAWGAADPLFRKVAHDFPGVRVLRQDPVECLLSFICTSNNHISRITAMIERLCQAFGRRLCCLDARPFHAFPSLSALAGADAEARLRALGFGYRAKFVSGSARAIAEGLGAEGLRQLRAVPYAEARRVLCALPGVGAKVADCVCLMALDKAEAVPVDTHVWRIARQRYGAALGGRSLTPRAHQEIGDFFRGLWGPRAGWAQAVLFCADLRKGQELAGSWERAGGGRGQDSRGDGPP from the exons ATGGCGCTGCGGGACGCCCCGTCCGCCCGCCCGGCGCTGTGgcgctccctgccctgcccggcggcCGAGCTGCGCCTGGACCTGGTGCTGTCGGCGGGACAGACGTTCCG GTGGTGGGAGAGCAGCCCGGGAGCCTggacgggggtgctgggggggcgcGTCTGGACGCTGAGGCAGGACCGGGACCGCCTCTGGTACACGGTGtacggggaggaggaggaggaggacgggcaTGCCGCCGAGGCGACGAAGCTGGATGGTGCGGAGACAGACCGGATCCTGCGCGACTACTTCCAGCTGGACGTGGGGCTGGCGGCCCTGTACCGCGCCTGGGGGGCGGCCGACCCCCTCTTCCGCAAGGTGGCCCATGATTTCCCAG GTGTGCGGGTGCTGCGGCAGGACCCCGTCGAGTGCCTCCTGTCCTTCATCTGCACCTCCAACAACCACATCTCCCGCATCACCGCCATGATCGAGCGCCTTTGCCAGGCCTTCGGCCGCCGCCTCTGCTGCCTCGACGCCCGGCCCTTCCACGCCTTCCCCTCCCTCTCGGCGCTCGCAG GAGCTGACGCCGAGGCCCGACTGCGGGCGCTGGGCTTCGGGTACCGGGCCAAGTTTGTCAGCGGGAGCGCGCGGGCCATCGCCGAAGGGCTCGGTGCCGAGGGGCTGCGCCAGCTGCGCGCCGTGCCCTACGCCGAGGCCAGGAGGGTGCTGTGCGCCCTGCCCGGAGTGGGCGCCaag GTTGCCGACTGCGTCTGCCTGATGGCCCTGGACAAGGCGGAGGCGGTGCCGGTGGACACCCACGTCTGGCGCATCGCACGGCAGCGCTACGGCGCGGCGCTGGGCGGCAGGAGCCTGACCCCCCGCGCCCACCAGGAGATCg GTGACTTCTTCCGGGGGCTGTGGGGCCCCCGCGCCGGCTGGGCTCAGGCA GTCCTCTTCTGCGCCGACCTCCGCAAGGGCCaggagctggctggcagctgggagcgggctggggggggccgagGCCAGGACAGCCGTGGGGATGGGCCCCCCTAG